In Aurantimicrobium minutum, the DNA window TGGCGTGCGGAACGGGTGACGACCAGACGTGGACGTGCAGCAGTTCCTTCGATCTTCTTGCGAAGACGTGCGTGACGGCGGTCGCGTGCGGCCGACTTGGACTTTCCTCGGGTTCCGAGTGCCATGGCTACTTACCAGCCTTTCCAGCCTTGCGGCGAACAACTTCGCCGGCGTAACGCACACCCTTGCCCTTGTATGGCTCTGGCTTGCGCAGCTTACGAATGTTGGCAGCAACTTCACCGACGGCTTGCTTGTCGATGCCGCTCACGATGAGCTTGTTGTTGCCCTCAACAGTGAAGGTGATGCCTGCAGGAGGCTCCACGGTGATGGGGTGCGAGTAGCCGAGTGCGAACTCAACACCAGCGCCCTTAGAAGCAACACGGTAACCGGTACCGACTACTTCGAGGCCCTTTTCGTAGCCCTGGGTTACGCCAACAATCTGGTTAGCGATGAGGGTACGGGTCAAACCGTGCAGCGAACGCGAGTTGCGCTCGTCATCGGGACGGCTCACAACTACCTGGTTCTCCTCAATCACAGCAGTGATTGGAGCAGAAATGGTGAGCTTGAGTTCGCCCTTAGGACCCTTGGTAGTAACGTCCTGACCATCAATGGTCACGGTTACACCACCAGGGATGTCAATAGGAAGACGACCAATACGTGACATTCTCGGTTACCACACGTAGGCGAGGACTTCCCCACCTACGCCCTTCTTCTCAGCCTGACGGTCAGTGAGAAGACCGCTAGAGGTGGACAGAATGGCGATACCGAGGCCACCGAGGACCTTGGGGATTTCGTTCGACTTTGCGTAGACACGAAGACCAGGCTTCGATACACGCTTGATACCGACGATAGAAGCGTGGCGGTCTGCACTGTACTTGAGGTTCAGTGTCAGGGTCTTGCCTACGCGTGCATCTGCAACTTCCCAACCAGCGATGTAACCCTCAGATTTGAGGATTTCGGCAATGCCGGTCTTGAGCTTGCTGTTCGGCATGGACACGGAGTCGTGGTGTGCCGAGTTAGCGTTGCGCAGTCTGGTCAGCATATCTGCGACCGGATCTGTCATTGTCATGTGTTTATCCTTTTTTCACCAGGTTTCGCCATCCGTTACGCGGGTGGCGACCTGTGGTGCTTAGTTGGTAGAGGTGTCTACCGACTTGAATGGGAAGCCCAGTGCACGAAGCAATGCGCGTCCCTCGGTGTCGTTCTTGGCAGTCGTCACAACAGTGATGTCCATACCGCGAGGACGGTCGATTTTGTCCTGGTTGATCTCGTGGAACATTGTCTGCTCGGTGAGACCAAAGGTGTAGTTTCCGTGTCCGTCGAACTGGCGGTCGGAAAGACCACGGAAGTCACGGATACGAGGAAGAGCCAGCGACAGTGTGCGGTCCAGGAATTCCCACATGCGGTCACCACGGAGGGTAACGTGTGCACCAATGGGCTGACCTTCACGCAGCTTGAACTGTGCGATTGACTTGCGAGCCTTGGTAACCGAAGGCTTCTGGCCAGTGATAGCGGTCAGGTCAGCGACGGCGAAGTCGATGAGCTTTCCATCCTTGGCTGCTTCACCAACACCCATGTTCACCACGATCTTGGTGAGGGTTGGGATCTCGTGAACGTTCTTCAGGCCGAGTTCAGTGGCCAGAGCCTGCTGAAGTTCTGCCTTGTACTTTGCCTTGAGACGTGGCTGGATTTTGCCAGCTACTGCGGTGTTCGTCATTACAGGTCCTTACCTGACTTCTTGGCGTAACGGACGCGCACGGTCTTGCTTGCGCCGTTCTTGGTGACAGTCTCGGTGCGGAAACCAACGCGAGTTGGCTTCTTGGTCGAGGGGTCAACAATTGCCACGTTTGAAATGTGGATCGAAGCCTCAACGGTCTCGATACCACCGGTCTTGGTGCCGCGGTCGGACTGACCAACGCGGCTGTGCTTGGTTACGTAGTTGACACCCTCAACGATGACGCGGTTGCGATCGGTGAGAACCTCAATTACCTTGCCCTGCTTGCCACGGTCTCCGCCGCGAGCCTGGCTACGACCAGTGATGACCTGTACGAGGTCACCCTTCTTGATGTTTGCCATGACTAGATAACCTCCGGAGCCAATGAAACAATCTTCATGAACTTCTTGTCGCGCAGTTCGCGACCGACAGGACCGAAGATACGAGTACCGCGAGGCTCGCCATCCGACTTGAGGATGACAGCTGCGTTCTCATCGAACTTGATGTAGGAACCGTCGGGACGACGGGTCGACTTGACGGTACGAACGACGACAGCCTTAACGACGTCACCCTTCTTCACGTTTCCGCCGGGGATAGCGTCCTTGACGGTTGCCACGATAACGTCACCGAGACCGGCGTAACGACGACCGGAACCACCGAGAACACGAATCGTGAGCAGCTCCTTGGCGCCGGTGTTGTCGGCAACCTTGACGCGTGATTCTTGCTGAAGCACTTCTAACTCCTTTTACGAAGTAGGCCAGGGCCTACTTAGCCTTCTCGACGATTTCGACCAGGCGCCAGCGC includes these proteins:
- the rplF gene encoding 50S ribosomal protein L6 produces the protein MSRIGRLPIDIPGGVTVTIDGQDVTTKGPKGELKLTISAPITAVIEENQVVVSRPDDERNSRSLHGLTRTLIANQIVGVTQGYEKGLEVVGTGYRVASKGAGVEFALGYSHPITVEPPAGITFTVEGNNKLIVSGIDKQAVGEVAANIRKLRKPEPYKGKGVRYAGEVVRRKAGKAGK
- the rpsH gene encoding 30S ribosomal protein S8, which translates into the protein MTMTDPVADMLTRLRNANSAHHDSVSMPNSKLKTGIAEILKSEGYIAGWEVADARVGKTLTLNLKYSADRHASIVGIKRVSKPGLRVYAKSNEIPKVLGGLGIAILSTSSGLLTDRQAEKKGVGGEVLAYVW
- the rplE gene encoding 50S ribosomal protein L5, with the translated sequence MTNTAVAGKIQPRLKAKYKAELQQALATELGLKNVHEIPTLTKIVVNMGVGEAAKDGKLIDFAVADLTAITGQKPSVTKARKSIAQFKLREGQPIGAHVTLRGDRMWEFLDRTLSLALPRIRDFRGLSDRQFDGHGNYTFGLTEQTMFHEINQDKIDRPRGMDITVVTTAKNDTEGRALLRALGFPFKSVDTSTN
- the rplX gene encoding 50S ribosomal protein L24 is translated as MANIKKGDLVQVITGRSQARGGDRGKQGKVIEVLTDRNRVIVEGVNYVTKHSRVGQSDRGTKTGGIETVEASIHISNVAIVDPSTKKPTRVGFRTETVTKNGASKTVRVRYAKKSGKDL
- the rplN gene encoding 50S ribosomal protein L14, with product MLQQESRVKVADNTGAKELLTIRVLGGSGRRYAGLGDVIVATVKDAIPGGNVKKGDVVKAVVVRTVKSTRRPDGSYIKFDENAAVILKSDGEPRGTRIFGPVGRELRDKKFMKIVSLAPEVI